A single window of Flagellimonas maritima DNA harbors:
- the mutS gene encoding DNA mismatch repair protein MutS — protein MQQYNAIKTKHPDALLLFRVGDFYETFGEDAIKASKILGIILTHRNNGGDKTELAGFPHHSLNTYLPKLVKAGQRVAICDQLEDPKQTKTIVKRGVTELVTPGVALNDDILSAKNNNFLCALHFGRNKFGISFLDISTGEFLTSEGSAEQVDKLLQNFAPNEILLSKNHRKEFLEIFGSQFHTFFLEDWIFQEDYANESLKNHFKTKSLQGFGIQHLNCGIIASGAVLHYLSETQHRQLQHINKIQRIAEEEYVWMDRFTIRNLELYQSNNINAVTLLDVIDKTISAMGGRLLKRWLALPLKNIHTIQQRHQVVSHLKEKEASLNKAQHWIKQVCDLERLISKLATGKINPKEVVLLKNSLEAIIPIKQLALESTNDSLQHIGEQLNACETLRTKIKTVLNEEAPVNIAKGSTIAQGYSVALDELRDLAFSSKDYLDKMLVRETKETGISSLKIASNNVFGYYIEVRNTHKDKVPESWIRKQTLVNAERYITEELKEYETKILGAEERIYSLEQQLFEQLLVWMQEYIAPVQKNAQLIAQLDCLCGFAQLAKENDYVMPAIDESTDLDIKGGRHPVIEKQLPLGKSYVPNDVLLNREEQQIIMITGPNMSGKSAILRQTALTVLLAQMGSFVPASSAKIGVVDKIFTRVGASDNISMGESTFMVEMNETASILNNLSERSLVLLDEIGRGTSTYDGISIAWAISEYLHEHPARAKTLFATHYHELNEMMNTFGRIRNYNVSVKELKNNVLFLRKLVPGGSEHSFGIHVAKMAGMPQQVIQKANKILKKLEKSHSSEEMTDKLQVSQNEMQLSFFNLDDPLLEEIKEEILHLDIDTLTPVEALMKLNEIKRLLSKKKKASS, from the coding sequence ATGCAGCAGTACAATGCTATCAAGACCAAACATCCTGATGCCTTACTGCTTTTTAGAGTTGGGGATTTTTACGAAACATTTGGGGAAGATGCCATAAAAGCATCCAAAATTCTGGGAATAATCCTTACCCATAGAAACAATGGCGGTGATAAAACAGAACTGGCGGGCTTTCCGCATCATTCTTTGAACACCTATTTGCCAAAATTGGTTAAAGCGGGTCAGCGGGTGGCCATTTGTGATCAATTGGAAGACCCAAAACAGACCAAAACGATTGTAAAAAGGGGAGTTACCGAATTGGTAACGCCTGGGGTTGCGCTAAACGATGATATTCTATCTGCCAAAAACAATAATTTTTTATGTGCTTTGCATTTTGGAAGAAATAAGTTTGGGATTTCTTTTTTGGATATCTCCACGGGGGAATTTTTAACATCGGAAGGGTCTGCCGAGCAGGTGGATAAATTACTCCAGAACTTTGCACCGAACGAAATATTGCTCTCAAAAAACCATAGAAAAGAGTTTTTGGAGATTTTTGGCAGCCAATTCCATACTTTTTTCTTGGAAGATTGGATTTTTCAAGAAGATTATGCCAATGAAAGTCTTAAAAATCATTTTAAGACAAAAAGCCTTCAGGGTTTTGGCATTCAACATTTAAACTGTGGTATTATTGCTTCAGGAGCCGTGCTTCATTATTTATCGGAGACACAGCATAGGCAATTACAGCACATCAACAAAATTCAAAGAATAGCTGAAGAGGAATATGTATGGATGGACCGTTTTACCATTCGCAACCTTGAGCTGTATCAATCCAACAACATCAATGCCGTCACACTTTTGGATGTTATCGATAAGACCATATCCGCTATGGGAGGCAGACTTTTAAAACGATGGTTGGCACTGCCCCTAAAGAATATCCATACTATACAACAACGCCATCAAGTGGTTTCCCATCTAAAGGAAAAAGAAGCATCCCTGAACAAAGCGCAGCATTGGATCAAACAAGTATGTGACCTAGAACGTCTAATCTCTAAATTGGCTACAGGAAAAATTAACCCAAAAGAAGTTGTGCTGCTAAAAAATTCGCTTGAGGCCATTATTCCCATAAAACAATTGGCTCTGGAAAGCACGAATGATTCACTACAACATATTGGTGAGCAATTGAATGCATGTGAAACGCTCAGAACCAAAATAAAAACGGTCTTAAACGAAGAGGCCCCCGTAAACATTGCCAAAGGAAGTACTATTGCCCAAGGCTATTCTGTAGCATTGGACGAACTGAGAGACCTAGCTTTCTCCAGCAAGGATTATCTGGATAAAATGTTGGTGCGCGAAACCAAGGAAACGGGAATTTCGTCACTTAAAATAGCATCCAACAATGTGTTTGGTTATTATATTGAAGTGCGTAATACCCATAAAGATAAAGTGCCAGAGTCTTGGATCCGAAAACAGACCCTTGTCAATGCAGAACGTTATATTACCGAAGAACTTAAAGAATACGAAACCAAAATACTTGGTGCCGAAGAACGTATTTATAGTTTGGAGCAGCAATTGTTCGAACAACTTTTGGTATGGATGCAGGAGTACATTGCCCCAGTTCAAAAAAATGCACAATTGATCGCACAATTGGATTGCCTTTGTGGATTTGCACAATTGGCCAAGGAGAATGATTATGTTATGCCCGCAATCGATGAATCCACAGATCTTGATATTAAGGGTGGAAGGCATCCGGTCATTGAGAAGCAACTACCACTCGGTAAAAGTTATGTTCCCAATGATGTTCTCCTCAACAGGGAAGAGCAACAGATCATCATGATTACTGGTCCAAACATGAGTGGTAAATCTGCCATATTGCGCCAAACCGCCCTCACTGTGCTTTTAGCACAAATGGGAAGTTTTGTTCCCGCATCTTCGGCTAAAATTGGGGTTGTGGACAAGATTTTTACCCGTGTGGGCGCCAGTGACAATATTTCAATGGGGGAATCTACTTTCATGGTCGAAATGAACGAAACCGCCTCCATTCTTAACAACCTTTCAGAAAGAAGCTTAGTTCTTTTGGATGAAATAGGAAGGGGAACCAGTACTTATGATGGTATTTCCATTGCATGGGCCATATCTGAATATTTGCATGAACACCCCGCCAGGGCAAAAACGCTCTTCGCAACGCACTACCACGAACTCAACGAGATGATGAATACGTTTGGTAGAATCAGAAATTATAATGTGTCGGTAAAGGAACTTAAAAATAATGTTCTGTTTCTAAGAAAACTTGTTCCAGGGGGCAGTGAGCACAGTTTTGGCATCCATGTGGCCAAAATGGCGGGAATGCCGCAGCAAGTGATTCAGAAGGCCAATAAAATCCTTAAAAAACTTGAAAAGTCGCATTCCAGCGAGGAAATGACCGATAAACTGCAAGTGTCACAAAATGAGATGCAATTGAGCTTTTTCAATTTGGACGATCCGCTTCTGGAAGAAATTAAAGAAGAAATTTTACATTTGGACATTGATACGCTCACCCCTGTCGAGGCTTTAATGAAGCTCAACGAAATCAAACGCTTGTTGAGTAAAAAGAAAAAAGCAAGTTCCTAG
- a CDS encoding RNA methyltransferase: MRKLENKELERLDIAGFKKAKKTPIILILDNIRSLNNIGSVFRTADAFLVEKIYLCGITAIPPHKDIRKTALGATESVDWEYRKNTLELVEELKATGVMTCAIEQAEHATMLNDFKINQELPIALIFGNEVKGVSQEVVSVSDVVLEIPQFGTKHSLNISVSAGIAIWDIWAKFSGQK; this comes from the coding sequence ATGCGTAAACTGGAAAACAAAGAGTTGGAACGATTGGATATAGCTGGTTTTAAGAAAGCTAAAAAAACTCCGATCATATTAATTTTGGATAACATACGCAGTCTCAACAACATTGGTTCGGTCTTTAGAACTGCTGATGCCTTTTTGGTGGAGAAAATTTATTTGTGCGGAATTACCGCTATCCCACCACATAAAGATATTAGAAAAACTGCGTTGGGAGCTACCGAAAGCGTGGATTGGGAATACCGAAAAAATACTTTGGAACTTGTCGAGGAACTCAAAGCTACCGGGGTAATGACCTGTGCTATAGAGCAAGCAGAGCACGCTACTATGTTGAATGATTTTAAAATTAATCAAGAACTACCAATAGCGCTTATTTTTGGCAATGAAGTAAAAGGGGTTTCGCAAGAAGTGGTTTCGGTAAGCGATGTGGTATTGGAAATTCCGCAATTTGGCACAAAGCATTCCTTGAACATATCGGTAAGTGCGGGTATTGCAATTTGGGATATTTGGGCGAAATTCAGTGGCCAAAAATAA